The following coding sequences are from one Cercospora beticola chromosome 4, complete sequence window:
- a CDS encoding uncharacterized protein (MEROPS:MER1108685), with translation MAVAEHREVEIRRLGKRELGRHAFEDRMPDRIADLISKEGERNRVRNVIPKLAQHLQQDSDNGYAYLCTTGVVQVHKLKNEGGHFCGYRNIQMLLSCLPGLILSLGPSISLDKCSIFDIQEVIESAWDAGFNLHGRIATGGIRGSRKHIGTPEAEALMLSLHIPCTGHAFEGRDAWHELLDFVEKYFSQANDNSGSSIVCQTGLMPLFFQRSGHSMTIVGLQKTRSAKRSLLVFDPAWQAPSAILGPEDVNAQSRWKRHRTLKIYRKSERYLKRFSGFEILEIRVPGKLDA, from the exons ATGGCTGTCGCAGAGCATCGTGAGGTTGAGATCCGAAGGCTTGGG AAACGAGAGTTGGGTCGACATGCATTCGAAGATCGCATGCCCGATCGCATAGCAGATCTTATCAGCAAAGAAGGTGAACGAAACCGAGTTCGTAATGTAATTCCCAAGCTTGCGCAGCATCTCCAGCAGGATTCAGACAACGGATATGCGTACTTGTGCACGACAGGCGTCGTGCAGGTTCACAAGCTCAAGAATGAAGGCGGGCATTTTTGCGGGTACCGGAATATTCAAATGCTTCTTTCTTGCCTTCCCGGCTTGATACTAAGTTTGGGACCAAGTATCTCACTTGACAAGTGCAGTATCTTCGATATCCAGGAAGTGATCGAAAGCGCGTGGGATGCCGGATTTAACCTGCACGGCCGCATTGCGACTGGAGGCATTCGAGGGAGCAGGAAACATATTGGGACACCTGAGGCAGAAGCCCTCATGTTGAGTCTCCATATCCCATGCACAGGACATGCTTTCGAGGGCAGAGACGCATGGCACGAGTTGCTCGACTTCGTAGAGAAGTACTTTTCGCAGGCCAATGACAATTCAGGATCGAGTATTGTCTGTCAAACTGGTCTCATGCCGCTGTTTTTCCAACGATCTGGACACAGCATGACTATCGTCGGCCTCCAGAAGACTCGATCAGCAAAGCGTTCGTTGCTGGTTTTCGATCCAGCCTGGCAAGCTCCATCAGCGATACTGGGGCCGGAAGATGTCAATGCACAGTCTCGTTGGAAACGACACCGGACTCTGAAGATTTATCGCAAATCTGAACGATACTTGAAGCGCTTCAGCGGATTCGAGATCCTGGAGATTCGGGTGCCCGGAAAGCTCGACGCGTGA
- a CDS encoding uncharacterized protein (MEROPS:MER0034665) translates to MPIITEQDRVRMGTVASPLAKAVEQRAGPAVGGEHSEWRQRRADHLAKLRHLYPIPGPIPDQVHEKMGTIQARDGYQIPVRIYKPVRSVSKSAPVIVMLHEGGWTMGDLTDEDLNCRMFARDIGALCINVDYRLGPEHPWPKCVEDCYDVVTYIAKTASPQSSELPGDPTAGFIVGGSSAGGNLAAVMSQMTRDDGMKPAITGQYLSVPSLLWWDAVPEKWKSEYRSRKESINDPLFGDKFVTHAPPNFAGEGSTDTRFNPLLHPDLAGLPACYLQVAGLDPLRDEALIYESVLRENRVKTRLEVYDGYGHMFWTNWPELDRSTEYVQDTLAGFKWLLGV, encoded by the exons ATGCCCATAATTACAGAGCAAGATCGCGTGCGCATGGGCACAGTTGCCTCGCCACTGGCGAAG GCTGTTGAACAACGTGCAGGACCTGCAGTAGGGGGCGAGCATTCAGAATGGCGACAGCGAAGAGCGGACCATCTCGCAAAGTTGCGACATCTTTATCCGATCCCAGGCCCGATTCCTGATCAAGTTCATGAGAAGATGGGCACGATACAAGCCAGAGACGGCTACCAGATCCCCGTCAGGATCTATAAACCAGTGAGATCTGTCTCGAAGTCAGCACCTGTCATCGTCATGCT ACACGAAGGCGGCTGGACAATGGGCGACCTGACAGATGAAGACCTGAACTGCCGCATGTTTGCGCGAGATATTGGAGCACTCTGTATCAATGTCGATTACCGACTAGGACCCGAACACCCATGGCCAAAATGCGTAGAAGACTGCTACGATGTGGTTACATACATTGCGAAGACGGCATCGCCGCAAAGTTCTGAGCTTCCCGGAGATCCAACAGCTGGTTTTATTGTAGGAGGTTCCAGCGCTGGAGGCAATCTAGCTGCTGTCATGTCCCAGATGACGCGAGACGATGGGATGAAGCCTGCGATTACAGGACAATATCTTTCTGTGCCGTCACTGTTGTGGTGGGATGCGGTTCCAGAGAAGTGGAAGTCCGAATATCGCAGTCGGAAGGAGTCTATCAACGATCCTCTATTCGGAGACAAATTCGTCACTCACGCGCCTCCGAATTTTGCAGGTGAAGGCTCTACTGATACACGGTTCAATCCATTGTTGCATCCGGATCTGGCCGGATTGCCTGCTTGTTATCTGCAAGTTGCTGGATTAGATCCATTACGAGACGAAGCTCTGATCTATGAGAGTGTCTTGAGAGAAAATAGAGTCAAGACGAGGCTCGAAGTGTATGATGGTTATGGGCATATGTTCTGGACAAATTGGCCGGAGTTGGATCGGAGCACAGAATACGTGCAGGACACGTTGGCGGGCTTCAAGTGGTTGCTGGGAGTGTGA
- a CDS encoding uncharacterized protein (CAZy:CE3), whose translation MDPEATGSLAKLSIQGHHAKKHLKILILGDSITHGGEGDYTWRYRLWQWFKQEKLLYPGDPFNTEAGRRSKTLVSFVGPYTGVKGPDPPNIPHPAPLPGEDDPYNHHAVHIDWGYAPDVNLKFKAGSRHFATWGYQAFQCKDTIADVVSDWQPDLILSLLGFNDVGWWVSDADGTLDSLHKIVERTRAVKPDVDFALGNIVNRTYMEGREDLLENTKRFNDLLPVKAKEWSKKNSRVVAVNVAKHYDCGPQYRDWAPAAYDGLHPSALGEFQIAQAFSEALHNDFGLGEKTLKVPKDVPKRDLRDPKDIVSKSTPMGINVTWQEVFGAAYEIRHRDLRPERNSYEEESNDSWNIIHSNSPRIDIETSKDSRLELQIRCTHGFEHGPWSRVCTCSCTHTPIPAPTHIKTRPIRGGFGISWTSPETERVISRYEVLYKDDDRGDAFPSLQGSLGTKSEIKGLPEGDVIQWIMVRGWCLRTKHGEWVDETGIGLDVTKDAEWVHGEWGHGRAVRVGAADDDDGGITAGYDQPLSLARPLNLRIEGPVEGNTVNLAWDYEHSSSAKSIAGFLVYVRALTNIDHVAETDGRVWRDKKADVFCIGGKWNYEFSISAVNGDWESERSGGIIPERE comes from the coding sequence ATGGATCCCGAAGCAACCGGGAGCCTGGCCAAGCTCAGCATTCAAGGCCACCACGCAAAGAAGCATCTGAAGATATTGATCCTTGGAGACTCCATCACACACGGAGGAGAGGGCGACTACACATGGCGATACCGATTGTGGCAATGGTTCAAGCAAGAGAAACTGCTTTATCCCGGCGATCCCTTCAACACCGAAGCTGGCAGGCGTTCGAAGACACTAGTCTCTTTCGTGGGACCCTATACTGGCGTGAAAGGCCCTGACCCGCCCAATATCCCGCATCCCGCTCCTCTCCCAGGCGAAGATGATCCCTATAACCATCATGCAGTCCACATTGATTGGGGCTATGCGCCCGATGTGAACCTGAAGTTCAAAGCTGGCTCACGTCACTTCGCGACATGGGGCTATCAGGCATTTCAGTGCAAAGATACCATTGCCGATGTGGTGTCAGACTGGCAGCCAGATCTCATCCTGAGTCTCCTAGGCTTCAATGATGTTGGTTGGTGGGTCTCAGATGCGGACGGCACTTTGGATAGCTTGCATAAAATCGTGGAGAGAACGCGAGCTGTGAAACCTGATGTAGATTTCGCCTTGGGGAATATTGTCAATCGGACGTATATGGAAGGGAGAGAGGATTTGTTGGAAAATACGAAACGCTTCAATGACCTGCTTCCAGTCAAGGCAAAGGAgtggtcgaagaagaatagtCGAGTGGTGGCAGTGAATGTTGCGAAGCATTATGATTGTGGGCCTCAGTATCGAGACTGGGCGCCTGCGGCCTATGATGGACTACACCCGAGTGCACTGGGAGAGTTTCAGATTGCTCAGGCGTTTTCAGAGGCTCTGCATAACGACTTTGGACTGGGAGAGAAGACGTTGAAAGTCCCGAAGGATGTGCCCAAGCGCGATCTCCGCGATCCGAAGGACATCGTCTCGAAGAGTACACCGATGGGCATTAATGTCACCTGGCAGGAAGTTTTTGGCGCTGCATACGAGATTCGCCATCGTGATCTGCGCCCCGAGAGAAATTCCTATGAAGAAGAATCAAACGACTCCTGGAATATCATACATTCCAACTCCCCTCGAATCGACATCGAAACATCCAAGGACTCACGCCTCGAATTGCAAATCCGGTGCACTCACGGCTTCGAACATGGTCCTTGGTCCCGTGTCTGCACATGCTCCTGCACACATACCCCCATCCCCGCTCCAACTCACATCAAGACTCGGCCAATTCGTGGCGGTTTCGGGATATCTTGGACGTCTCCGGAGACAGAACGCGTGATCAGTCGATATGAAGTCTTGTACAAAGATGATGATCGTGGTGATGCGTTTCCTTCTTTACAAGGCTCGCTTGGTACCAAGAGTGAAATCAAAGGCTTGCCGGAAGGGGATGTGATTCAATGGATCATGGTGAGAGGATGGTGTTTAAGGACTAAGCATGGAGAGTGGGTTGATGAGACGGGCATTGGACTTGATGTGACGAAGGACGCAGAGTGGGTGCATGGAGAATGGGGCCACGGCAGAGCTGTTCGAGttggtgctgctgatgacgatgacgggGGAATTACAGCAGGGTATGACCAACCGTTGTCGTTGGCGAGGCCACTGAATTTGAGAATCGAAGGACCCGTTGAAGGCAATACCGTAAATCTTGCTTGGGATTATGAACACAGTTCATCTGCGAAGAGTATCGCTGGTTTCCTGGTCTACGTCCGGGCATTGACGAACATAGACCATGTCGCTGAGACAGACGGGCGTGTTTGGCGGGATAAGAAAGCAGATGTGTTCTGCATCGGAGGGAAGTGGAACTATGAGTTCAGCATTAGTGCCGTAAATGGGGATTGGGAAAGTGAAAGATCCGGAGGCATAATTCCCGAGAGGGAGTAG
- a CDS encoding uncharacterized protein (MEROPS:MER0036075): MGIPSDSWPARKQVHLDVDEVLPHSSINPEAQVTVVLIHGACVDRNDWDMVIPYLHDYHLLVPDQICHGEARHIQPYTTAYAAETIAQLIKQQAHHGMAHVVGHSLGASVALRLAAEHPEVVTSMVVSGVGRLPRNRLTPYLPYAVWLNERVERAMPKPITRWLMDGTDVQFGDVSVCTLDFNKEVFCGSLSEQDWPQFEARTLIIAATKKGIVPTDDNIQVARKVAEVGQKQNGKTFAVQHKAMRHPWNRQDPRLFAEVIKAWVAQKEVLPFGFERL, translated from the coding sequence ATGGGTATCCCTTCCGACTCTTGGCCTGCGCGAAAGCAGGTGCATCTTGATGTCGACGAAGTGCTACCACATTCTTCGATCAACCCTGAGGCCCAAGTCACGGTAGTTCTCATTCACGGAGCATGTGTCGACCGCAATGACTGGGACATGGTTATTCCTTATCTTCACGACTATCATCTTCTTGTTCCAGATCAAATTTGTCATGGCGAAGCACGACACATCCAGCCATACACCACGGCCTACGCCGCGGAGACGATCGCTCAATTGATCAAACAGCAAGCTCACCATGGCATGGCTCATGTCGTTGGACACAGTCTAGGTGCAAGTGTGGCTTTGCGACTTGCAGCAGAACATCCGGAAGTCGTGACCTCGATGGTAGTGTCCGGTGTGGGAAGGTTGCCGAGAAATCGCTTAACGCCATATCTCCCATACGCAGTATGGCTCAATGAACGTGTCGAGCGAGCCATGCCAAAACCTATCACGCGCTGGCTGATGGATGGCACGGATGTTCAGTTTGGCGATGTGTCCGTGTGTACATTGGACTTCAACAAAGAAGTCTTCTGCGGCAGCTTGAGCGAACAGGATTGGCCTCAATTCGAAGCTCGAACACTCATCATTGCAGCGACTAAGAAGGGCATTGTGCCAACGGACGACAATATCCAGGTCGCACGCAAGGTCGCAGAAGTTGGTCAGAAGCAAAATGGCAAGACTTTTGCTGTTCAACACAAAGCCATGCGACATCCGTGGAACAGGCAGGATCCGAGGTTGTTCGCAGAGGTTATCAAGGCCTGGGTTGCGCAGAAAGAAGTGTTGCCGTTTGGCTTCGAGCGTTTGTGA
- a CDS encoding uncharacterized protein (BUSCO:EOG09265040) gives MAPSVLIDNTPDFDMTDDFVAPVKQTNASSNNRTLLLAPPSVASHPSALTEVAEAYDRSQTDIQMLDRLAVGLVSLPATTYDVVLLLSDAGSSNEGANLLDRAVMQRIVDSLKPGGRLKSQDGQLGAVQSSEKTEAILAGLMDGNGDGMVKPDSTASTQTVKLSFGKKKKADAAAVPANELEAANMGDVEVQHTNGNGAAPAVKSTPAGVGFIENEADWDSAEDEFPDDDELERAGKIDPDTLLTEEDRQKPLNIPEACKPDGTKRRRACKDCTCGLAERIAAEDKAKRAEADKNLQKLNVAAPTLAADDLTEVDFTVQGKVGSCGNCALGDAFRCDGCPYIGLPAFKPGEEVRLLNNVVQL, from the exons ATGGCGCCCTCCGTGCTCATCGACAACACGCCCGACTTTGATATGACTGATGACTTCGTTGCCCCCGTCAAGCAGACCAATGCCTCCTCGAACAACCGAACGCTCCTTCTTGCCCCACCTTCCGTCGCCTCGCACCCTTCCGCTCTGACAGAAGTGGCCGAGGCATATGACCGCTCACAGACAGACATTCAGATGCTGGATCGGCTGGCAGTCGGCTTGGTGTCACTTCCTGCGACCACATACGATGTTGTACTCCTACTCTCAGACGCTGGCTCATCCAATGAGGGCGCAAATCTACTGGACCGCGCAGTCATGCAGCGGATAGTGGACAGCTTGAAGCCAGGCGGCCGCTTGAAGAGTCAAGATGGACAATTGGGCGCCGTGCAGAGTTCGGAGAAGACAGAGGCTATTTTGGCAGGCTTAATGGATGGAAATGGTGATGGAATGGTGAAACCAGACAGTACTGCCTCCACGCAGACTGTGAAATTGAGCTTTggcaaaaagaagaaggccgatgcAGCGGCAGTACCTGCGAATGAGCTAGAGGCTGCCAACATGGGCGATGTCGAGGTGCAGCACACCAATGGCAACGGCGCCGCGCCCGCTGTCAAGTCCACGCCTGCAGGTGTTGGCTTCATTGAGAACGAAGCCGATTGGGACAGCGCAGAGGACGAATTtccagacgacgacgaattgGAGCGGGCCGGAAAAATTGATCCTGATACGCTGTTGACCGAGGAGGACAGACAGAAGCCGCTAAACATTC CCGAGGCTTGCAAGCCGGATGGAACGAAGAGAAGGCGAGCATGCAAAGACTGCACGTGCGGTCTCGCTGAGCGCATTGCCGCAGAGGACAAAGCCAAGCGCGCCGAAGCAGACAAGAACTTGCAAAAGTTGAACGTGGCCGCACCAACACTTGCTGCCGATGACTTGACCGAAGTCGACTTCACTGTTCAAGGCAAGGTGGGCTCGTGCGGCAACTGTGCTCTCGGCGATGCCTTCCGCTGTGATGGATGTCCTTATATTGGTCTACCCGCATTCAAGCCGGGCGAGGAAGTGCGATTGCTGAACAATGTTGTTCAATTGTAA